A genomic stretch from Paraburkholderia dioscoreae includes:
- a CDS encoding PAAR domain-containing protein, with amino-acid sequence MFDRLVADGDRTTTGGEVIARSSQYDEAGRMYARGENKATCGNCDGAWPIAGSARDWMDDGFPMVKDLDWVLCPCRNNRVLAAASSTAFHSEGRQSEKPAARPAKAPVYDQQYTLSDAEGKPFANTRYRVRSGSVVIASGVTDSHGMTQRISTDESKRLCLEITH; translated from the coding sequence ATGTTTGATCGACTCGTTGCGGATGGTGACCGCACTACTACGGGCGGCGAAGTGATCGCTCGCAGCAGTCAATATGACGAAGCTGGCCGCATGTACGCACGTGGGGAAAACAAGGCGACTTGTGGGAACTGCGATGGCGCGTGGCCCATCGCGGGCAGCGCGCGTGATTGGATGGACGATGGCTTCCCGATGGTTAAAGACCTGGACTGGGTTCTGTGCCCGTGCCGTAACAACCGCGTCCTTGCGGCGGCTTCGTCTACCGCATTCCATTCGGAGGGGAGGCAAAGCGAAAAACCCGCCGCACGACCAGCGAAGGCTCCTGTCTACGATCAGCAATATACGCTCAGTGACGCAGAGGGAAAACCATTCGCAAACACGCGCTATCGCGTACGCAGCGGCTCAGTCGTTATAGCAAGCGGTGTAACTGACTCACACGGCATGACGCAACGAATTTCGACAGATGAGTCGAAGCGGCTTTGTCTTGAAATCACACATTAA
- the tssF gene encoding type VI secretion system baseplate subunit TssF codes for MASMDPELPAYYQGELRYIHELFQEFAQQHPKIARRLGAQAGEAGDPYVEHLLQSFAITAARSQMRIDRFSLDIPLRKLDGVDLNLTAPLPSLGVARFYPDAEAPHSPQGLTLARGTRLTVHAAEDATECAFLTSQPLRLWPVAITRAKPTGIPADVPALYRYVHDGQDASRVRGALRLSLATVNGMAFRGLEALDELPVYLCGEEKMASQLFELIHTSVVGIVMGVPGEFKKGDLYGAKLPGMPYMQVKHAGLEPHESLLRPVAMKFHGHRLVHEFFALPSRFGFFTITGLAAGLKHIRGPEVEIVLLLAREAATLDQQIGVQDFALYCTPIVNLYPATSERLTIHPEKHEHPLTPVAERPGDYEVHSVDRVRGQLEEESEKFLFQPLGAALPDDTRRNSRYFMLRREQQLVADNERRYDTHREFVRTHTAITLLGENREPDETGMRFLTFDAWLTNGDLPCVQPRNGVNDLTMADAKAVESVGFVRGPTAPRPPLALGAQGDAAWELVRQLHLELAVFDDEFDEPNPGEGLRLMLRPYLAAGDPAMARVLDSLVGATAGAVNDMHRWGGELHLARGIAITLTFDESRLDGWSPFAFALVLERYVARHVSAHCFTRTTVRTTQRGEIFTFPTRGGTRGVF; via the coding sequence ATGGCGAGTATGGACCCGGAATTACCGGCGTATTACCAGGGCGAACTGCGCTACATCCACGAACTCTTCCAGGAGTTTGCACAGCAGCACCCAAAGATTGCCCGCAGGCTCGGCGCGCAGGCAGGTGAAGCGGGCGACCCTTATGTCGAGCACCTGCTCCAGTCCTTTGCGATAACGGCGGCGCGCTCGCAGATGCGTATCGATCGTTTTTCGCTGGACATCCCGTTGCGCAAGCTGGATGGCGTCGATCTGAACCTGACCGCGCCGCTGCCATCGCTGGGCGTGGCGCGGTTCTATCCCGATGCAGAGGCACCGCATAGTCCGCAGGGCCTGACGTTGGCGCGTGGCACGAGGCTCACGGTACACGCAGCCGAAGATGCAACGGAGTGCGCGTTCCTCACGAGCCAACCGCTCAGGCTCTGGCCGGTTGCTATCACGCGCGCGAAGCCGACTGGCATTCCCGCCGACGTTCCGGCGCTCTACCGCTACGTCCACGACGGCCAGGACGCGTCGCGCGTGCGTGGGGCGCTGCGCCTGAGCCTTGCTACCGTCAACGGCATGGCGTTCCGCGGTCTTGAAGCGCTGGACGAACTGCCCGTGTACCTGTGCGGTGAGGAGAAGATGGCCTCCCAGCTCTTCGAATTGATCCATACCAGCGTGGTCGGCATCGTCATGGGTGTGCCGGGTGAATTCAAAAAGGGCGATCTGTATGGCGCAAAGCTACCCGGCATGCCGTACATGCAAGTGAAGCACGCGGGGCTGGAGCCGCATGAAAGCCTGTTGCGTCCAGTCGCCATGAAGTTCCACGGACACAGGCTGGTCCATGAATTCTTTGCGCTCCCGTCCAGATTCGGCTTCTTCACGATCACGGGGCTGGCTGCGGGGCTCAAGCATATCCGCGGCCCTGAGGTCGAAATCGTGCTGCTGCTCGCGCGCGAGGCGGCAACACTGGACCAGCAGATCGGCGTGCAGGATTTCGCGCTGTACTGCACGCCTATCGTCAATCTGTACCCCGCGACGAGCGAGCGGCTCACCATCCACCCGGAGAAGCACGAGCATCCGCTCACGCCGGTGGCGGAGCGGCCGGGCGACTACGAGGTTCATTCGGTAGATCGTGTCAGGGGGCAGCTGGAAGAGGAGTCGGAGAAGTTCCTCTTCCAGCCGCTCGGCGCCGCACTCCCCGACGACACCCGCCGCAACTCGCGGTATTTCATGCTGCGCCGCGAGCAGCAACTGGTGGCGGATAACGAACGGCGATATGACACGCACCGTGAGTTCGTGCGCACGCATACCGCGATCACGCTCCTTGGCGAGAACCGCGAGCCGGATGAAACAGGCATGCGGTTTCTTACCTTCGACGCCTGGTTGACGAACGGAGATCTGCCCTGCGTGCAGCCACGCAACGGCGTGAACGACCTGACGATGGCGGACGCGAAGGCGGTTGAGAGCGTCGGCTTCGTGCGCGGGCCGACCGCGCCCAGGCCGCCGCTCGCGCTCGGCGCACAGGGCGACGCGGCCTGGGAGCTCGTTCGCCAGCTTCATCTTGAGCTGGCCGTCTTTGACGACGAATTCGACGAGCCCAATCCCGGCGAGGGCCTGCGGCTGATGCTCCGCCCGTATCTGGCAGCCGGTGATCCGGCAATGGCCCGTGTTCTCGACAGCCTGGTCGGGGCAACGGCCGGCGCGGTCAATGACATGCATCGCTGGGGCGGCGAGCTGCATCTCGCGCGCGGCATCGCGATCACGCTCACCTTTGACGAGTCGCGGCTCGACGGCTGGTCGCCCTTTGCGTTCGCGCTGGTGCTGGAGCGCTACGTCGCGCGGCACGTCTCGGCACATTGCTTTACGCGCACCACGGTACGCACCACGCAGCGTGGCGAGATTTTTACGTTCCCGACGCGTGGCGGCACGCGCGGTGTCTTCTGA
- a CDS encoding phospholipase D-like domain-containing protein: MSNLKTQNPVDVAIAEVGGQAQGSVQWLLEKKTCPDAPEITEGNDLQFFICGQEGFGQLSKDLRAAKSTVDIVCWGFDPGMEVERTGEAWPRDLRYGDLLEQLAKAEVRVRLLLWFDPRASRKQNSMPGYTDVPVSLATSPIQRMVQGDDPYGNPVRHDWCKAWWKRHGLENDRIDPRKALYPDHLQIVLRGIEKQAVKGLLAADIAEEDRPDSSWLSPVDESALLWNYPTHHQKPVLIDYAHDGGSKAVGFVMGLNSVTDFWDAAEHKIETGLRETGARSTWEGEIDHEYRSDFGGGDPGDAQKVAAIHGGNYKSIRPYQDYACRVVGPALRRLHENFENGWNAFAPSQWKTSAKEGDSLPPKIPTLAKDPAQRVQIVRTQAVEREKTIKKLYFQATSIARNYIYIENQYFFYPEFARHLKTERRKFCRAWARLAKKPMTAVPNLHLFIVIPHPEDDGMVPRTFDTLTELGKSDAMPAQAGYVDEGKADQQYGNHSTQATYTTTFTDESGEPVSIARTHPVLDRPSLETLERTVGLKVSVARLCTSDSVEGKMAYREIYIHSKLMIIDDVFLTLGSANLNQRSMSVDSEINIAATGAEHAARLRGAVFGLHSDNTTTGDGGREAMPDVFESWERLANKNLDKWKAGREKLKGFLMKFEDRRSTNTKHAMNTVPSSTDGETALT; the protein is encoded by the coding sequence ATGTCCAATCTGAAAACACAGAATCCCGTCGACGTCGCCATTGCCGAAGTGGGCGGCCAGGCGCAAGGCTCGGTCCAATGGCTGCTCGAAAAGAAGACATGCCCGGATGCGCCCGAGATTACCGAAGGCAACGATCTCCAGTTCTTCATCTGCGGTCAGGAGGGTTTTGGTCAGTTATCCAAAGATCTGCGCGCTGCGAAGTCGACGGTCGATATTGTCTGCTGGGGCTTTGACCCGGGCATGGAAGTCGAGCGCACAGGCGAAGCGTGGCCGCGCGACCTGCGATACGGCGATCTGCTCGAACAACTGGCCAAAGCTGAAGTGCGGGTCAGATTGCTACTCTGGTTTGATCCTCGCGCATCGAGAAAGCAGAACAGCATGCCGGGTTATACCGATGTGCCGGTTTCCCTCGCGACGAGCCCCATCCAGCGGATGGTCCAGGGGGATGATCCCTACGGCAACCCGGTGCGTCACGACTGGTGCAAGGCGTGGTGGAAACGGCATGGCCTGGAAAATGACCGCATTGACCCACGCAAGGCGCTGTACCCCGATCATCTTCAGATCGTCCTGCGCGGGATTGAAAAGCAGGCCGTCAAGGGTCTGCTGGCCGCGGACATCGCCGAGGAGGACCGGCCCGATTCGAGCTGGCTTAGCCCGGTTGACGAATCCGCCTTGCTGTGGAATTACCCGACGCATCATCAGAAACCCGTCCTGATCGACTATGCACACGATGGTGGCAGTAAGGCGGTGGGGTTTGTGATGGGACTGAATTCGGTCACGGACTTCTGGGACGCGGCGGAGCACAAGATCGAAACGGGTCTGCGCGAAACCGGTGCGAGGTCCACATGGGAGGGTGAGATCGATCACGAATACAGGAGCGATTTTGGCGGCGGCGATCCAGGCGATGCGCAGAAGGTGGCGGCGATTCATGGCGGAAATTACAAATCCATCCGCCCTTATCAGGACTATGCCTGTCGGGTGGTGGGGCCGGCGCTGAGGCGGCTGCACGAAAATTTCGAGAATGGCTGGAATGCGTTTGCGCCTTCGCAATGGAAAACATCGGCGAAGGAGGGCGATTCATTGCCGCCGAAGATTCCTACGCTTGCGAAAGACCCGGCACAACGCGTGCAGATAGTCCGGACTCAGGCGGTGGAACGGGAGAAGACTATCAAGAAGCTTTATTTCCAGGCTACGAGTATTGCGCGTAATTATATTTATATTGAAAACCAGTACTTTTTTTATCCAGAGTTTGCGCGTCATCTGAAGACGGAGCGAAGAAAGTTCTGCCGGGCATGGGCGAGGTTGGCGAAAAAACCGATGACAGCCGTGCCAAATCTTCATCTCTTCATTGTCATTCCTCATCCAGAGGATGACGGAATGGTTCCCCGGACGTTCGACACGCTGACCGAACTGGGAAAGAGCGATGCAATGCCCGCGCAGGCGGGCTATGTCGATGAAGGGAAGGCCGATCAGCAATACGGCAACCATTCAACACAGGCGACTTACACCACCACATTCACGGACGAGTCTGGCGAGCCGGTCAGCATTGCTCGAACTCATCCAGTGCTGGATCGGCCTAGCCTGGAAACACTGGAACGGACGGTGGGGCTGAAGGTGAGCGTGGCGCGGCTATGCACGAGCGACTCGGTGGAAGGAAAGATGGCGTATCGGGAGATCTATATCCATTCGAAGTTGATGATCATTGACGATGTGTTCCTGACGCTCGGTAGCGCAAATTTGAACCAGCGCAGTATGTCGGTGGATAGTGAGATCAATATTGCGGCGACGGGGGCGGAGCATGCGGCCAGGTTGCGTGGTGCCGTGTTCGGGCTGCATTCTGACAATACAACTACTGGTGACGGCGGTCGGGAGGCAATGCCAGATGTTTTTGAAAGTTGGGAGCGCCTTGCAAACAAAAATCTTGATAAATGGAAAGCGGGAAGGGAAAAATTGAAGGGATTCCTGATGAAATTCGAAGACCGGCGGTCTACCAATACGAAACATGCCATGAATACCGTACCTTCCTCCACGGACGGTGAAACCGCACTGACATGA
- a CDS encoding PAAR domain-containing protein, translating to MRRAILKLGDKSTNGGVVTEGIDSCTHHGTPITFIGARVWCNGCKSEGVIGWKGPHRDATMMGKQQALDGDICLCKCTPPPVMLASQDSAWHSFTPEEWAATSGGAFGTSMTSENRGTYDEQYTLTDNEGYPISGRRYRVRIGSNIVANGVTDANGKTQRIATDTSKQIRLEVVH from the coding sequence ATGAGGCGAGCCATCCTGAAGCTGGGCGACAAGTCCACAAACGGCGGTGTGGTCACGGAAGGCATCGACAGTTGCACACACCATGGAACGCCAATCACATTCATCGGTGCTAGGGTCTGGTGCAACGGCTGCAAATCCGAAGGTGTGATCGGCTGGAAGGGACCACACCGGGACGCAACGATGATGGGCAAGCAGCAGGCGCTGGACGGCGATATCTGCCTCTGCAAATGCACACCGCCCCCTGTGATGCTCGCGTCACAGGACAGCGCGTGGCACTCGTTCACCCCTGAAGAATGGGCAGCGACGAGCGGCGGTGCTTTCGGCACTTCAATGACCAGTGAAAATCGCGGCACTTACGATGAGCAATACACCCTTACCGACAACGAAGGCTATCCAATTTCTGGAAGACGTTATCGCGTGCGTATCGGTTCGAACATCGTGGCAAACGGCGTCACCGATGCAAACGGAAAAACACAGCGCATCGCCACAGACACGAGCAAGCAGATACGGCTTGAAGTCGTCCATTAA
- a CDS encoding M35 family metallo-endopeptidase codes for MSNLGNGSKYEFDAHENEEWFEVHSTAVTNTNPESMIHVTIDTTPICKNMTDREFSKTVLALRDDAVKVIQQRLAELTAWTPAAQERVRIWFGSTDVATRQTLMAGLSAMMPVMNALKAWNFVRPDSYMDRATGCVPNRKNVSGEAAHVCRPDTATHTIAIRDTFCTMPDKTAGTMDSKQVTLVHECTHFIDTFGSVDYNNTYGQLLGKRLAQNEPNMAIQNADNIAWYVLCPD; via the coding sequence ATGAGTAATCTTGGAAACGGCAGCAAATACGAATTCGATGCGCACGAAAACGAAGAATGGTTCGAGGTTCACTCAACAGCAGTAACAAATACGAATCCCGAATCGATGATACACGTAACGATCGACACAACACCGATCTGCAAAAATATGACGGATCGGGAATTCAGCAAAACGGTTCTGGCGCTTAGGGATGACGCCGTTAAGGTAATTCAGCAGCGCCTGGCAGAACTCACCGCATGGACACCGGCCGCACAGGAGCGCGTAAGAATCTGGTTCGGTTCAACGGACGTAGCAACGAGGCAAACGCTCATGGCTGGATTGAGCGCGATGATGCCTGTTATGAACGCACTCAAAGCCTGGAATTTTGTGAGGCCGGATTCGTACATGGACCGTGCGACCGGATGCGTCCCAAACAGAAAAAATGTAAGTGGGGAAGCCGCCCACGTGTGCCGCCCCGATACCGCTACTCATACAATTGCAATACGGGATACATTCTGCACGATGCCGGACAAAACGGCCGGAACGATGGATTCGAAACAGGTTACTCTCGTTCACGAATGCACTCACTTCATCGATACTTTCGGATCAGTTGACTACAACAATACCTATGGACAATTACTCGGAAAGCGCCTTGCCCAAAACGAGCCGAACATGGCAATTCAAAACGCGGACAATATTGCTTGGTATGTCCTTTGTCCTGACTAG
- a CDS encoding SEL1-like repeat protein, which translates to MKFTPARYLFSFCLLFGLIQVALAGSPIHQLVAAMSSSDSPRYTKLPLFAPHRKDFTCVYQEQHLPPVDPQAELWFQQALASELDPNIYWEDKDWGKIYQLYLQAAERNHWKAMLNLASVILSDYPIPVRDPDMAISWVEKAMQLGVPDAWDTMGVYHMNGIVKGGDATSAYAFFQKAADMGSPLAQAFLGAALDAGWDNPGNGFWANLPVGEKMLECAVAQGYGDAADELGLVYARPHTPEANLRALKVLHEGVKLGSAKCAKSLGVEFSGFSLSSGDNIAGYVDMERSKRYRKIGDVLKWYEGTLKLPNLDKVLPLPPAALPKWDGDVQTLIDAAKAVTPPPTSPAHPSQSEPHAALTKAGLLRQLADRPEPLRCNGGLKCPQSGIWEARVAAAHPLAALYNRWDRQAFVEKEASFPDPRQQHLDISAHDVRWTWLGSPNRLRVADVYDIAL; encoded by the coding sequence ATGAAATTCACCCCCGCTCGATATCTGTTCAGTTTTTGCTTACTTTTCGGTTTGATACAAGTCGCGCTTGCCGGATCCCCAATTCACCAACTCGTGGCCGCCATGTCCAGTTCCGATTCGCCTCGTTATACGAAACTGCCGCTGTTTGCTCCGCATCGCAAGGATTTCACGTGTGTGTATCAGGAACAGCATCTGCCGCCTGTCGATCCGCAGGCCGAACTGTGGTTCCAGCAGGCACTCGCATCGGAACTTGATCCCAACATCTATTGGGAAGACAAGGACTGGGGAAAGATCTACCAGCTTTACTTGCAGGCTGCGGAACGCAACCACTGGAAAGCGATGCTCAATCTTGCCAGTGTGATCCTGAGTGACTACCCGATTCCCGTCAGAGATCCGGACATGGCAATTTCCTGGGTAGAGAAAGCGATGCAACTTGGGGTGCCCGATGCATGGGACACGATGGGTGTCTATCACATGAATGGCATCGTCAAGGGTGGAGACGCCACGAGCGCGTATGCATTCTTCCAGAAAGCCGCCGACATGGGCAGCCCGTTAGCCCAGGCGTTCCTGGGGGCGGCGCTGGATGCCGGCTGGGACAATCCGGGCAACGGATTCTGGGCTAATCTCCCTGTTGGGGAGAAGATGCTGGAATGTGCCGTGGCCCAAGGTTACGGCGACGCGGCGGATGAGCTTGGACTTGTATATGCTCGCCCCCACACACCGGAAGCAAATCTTCGCGCGTTAAAAGTTTTACATGAGGGAGTAAAGCTTGGTAGCGCAAAGTGTGCGAAGTCCCTCGGCGTTGAGTTTAGTGGTTTCTCTTTGTCTTCTGGCGACAATATCGCAGGCTACGTCGACATGGAAAGGTCCAAACGCTACAGGAAGATCGGTGACGTCTTGAAGTGGTACGAAGGCACCCTGAAGCTCCCCAATCTGGACAAGGTGTTGCCTCTTCCTCCGGCAGCCTTACCGAAATGGGACGGCGACGTGCAAACACTGATCGACGCCGCCAAGGCCGTTACTCCGCCACCAACATCTCCAGCGCACCCTTCACAGTCTGAACCTCACGCGGCTCTGACGAAAGCCGGGTTGCTGAGACAACTCGCGGACCGACCCGAACCATTGCGCTGCAATGGTGGGCTCAAATGTCCGCAGTCTGGCATATGGGAGGCTCGCGTGGCCGCAGCGCATCCGCTTGCCGCACTTTATAACCGATGGGACCGGCAAGCGTTCGTCGAGAAAGAGGCCAGCTTTCCCGATCCGCGACAGCAGCATCTGGACATATCGGCTCACGACGTCCGCTGGACCTGGCTGGGCAGTCCCAATCGGTTGCGCGTAGCGGATGTGTATGACATCGCATTGTAG
- a CDS encoding type VI secretion system Vgr family protein yields the protein MTWNTQSRTLEIVSDAIPEHCGKKIFEPVRCKGTDKLGRLFDYRIDVQTIEANGLHVNDMDRLVDVSKLVGRRLTVKIAIEGSGTLENGEPNIGADVRVITGVIAEVKCMGADDRRMFYRLRLRCLLWLASLNRDNRHFRDGTVREISDEILKKYPFSVRWNLIGAGNGSRNYPKRDYQRQFWESDFSCLNRLWQEWGITFYWDDDTLVLMDSAGYPAHGPACKTVRYLERGGQRMDEEHIHKLEYSRGLTTGKVAGIDYDYTRATNRQFKRRISNHRDAAHDNAEEYTWLDYAQPQQGAMGLNAEPNDYEFEGDHLARVRADAHRNKSLVIKATGNLRGVMTGHQLTVADHPFAPVNRKYIVTGTKTEIVNNDSVTQGGTLQREYTCRTKFTAIPNDHYYRTPQKAKKPRAFAEKAVVTGHDKKGVHTDAMARIRVKFIWDRVSQADEEASCWIPLMQVWQGQRYGMNFVPRVGDHVYIGFLNMDPDRPFILGSHTTDRNEAPWDLYANHALSGWRSQDLDGYGKGSNTVVTDDTPGQLQVQVTSDHANSRFVAGCNVRIDGNKGRSQARGEGIEIATDANAVMRANRGMLITTEAREGATAPMKDMGETIARLDDARTLHDRLAGDAQANGAQDSGGDQKTAAAAIRAQNRALAGKVGAGKFPEFAQPHLTLASPAGIESTTAGSTHIASGEHLAMTSGADVAIAAGGSLFGSFGNKLRMTVQKAGMRLVAVSGDIDLRALKDSINLLARLNVTVTAEKITISAKQEVEIRGGGSFTRWSDGKIYHGTPGKFEIHSAGRLFTGPDSTSLPTLPESAPGQQELHFALGALANGAAHRYVEEPYELYQGNALIDSGVTDSYGRVVVKDHQPETTEYCVKLCYGGQFRMKVKDALNADADHIDQRSNRGDRAV from the coding sequence GTGACATGGAATACCCAGTCGCGCACGCTGGAAATCGTCAGCGACGCGATTCCGGAGCACTGCGGGAAGAAGATCTTCGAACCCGTGCGTTGCAAGGGCACAGACAAACTCGGCCGGCTGTTCGACTACCGGATCGACGTGCAGACCATCGAGGCGAATGGCCTTCACGTCAACGACATGGACAGGCTGGTCGACGTCAGCAAACTGGTGGGCAGACGCCTGACCGTGAAAATCGCCATCGAAGGCAGCGGTACGCTGGAGAATGGCGAGCCAAACATCGGGGCCGATGTTCGCGTGATCACGGGCGTGATTGCCGAAGTGAAGTGCATGGGTGCGGACGACCGGCGCATGTTTTACCGTCTGCGTCTGAGATGCCTGCTCTGGCTTGCGTCGTTGAACCGCGACAACCGGCATTTCCGGGACGGGACGGTAAGGGAAATTTCCGACGAGATCCTGAAGAAGTATCCGTTCAGTGTCCGGTGGAACCTTATCGGTGCGGGCAATGGAAGTCGGAACTATCCGAAGCGGGACTATCAGCGCCAGTTCTGGGAATCGGACTTTTCCTGTTTGAACCGGCTTTGGCAGGAGTGGGGCATCACGTTCTATTGGGATGACGACACCCTGGTGCTGATGGACAGCGCAGGCTACCCCGCCCACGGTCCTGCCTGCAAAACGGTGCGTTACCTGGAACGCGGCGGGCAGCGCATGGACGAGGAGCATATCCACAAGCTGGAGTATTCGCGTGGGCTGACCACGGGCAAGGTGGCCGGGATTGATTACGACTACACGCGCGCAACGAACCGGCAGTTCAAACGAAGGATCTCGAACCACCGGGACGCCGCGCACGACAACGCCGAGGAATATACCTGGCTCGACTACGCGCAGCCCCAGCAGGGCGCGATGGGACTGAATGCCGAACCGAACGACTACGAGTTCGAAGGCGACCATCTTGCGCGCGTGCGCGCCGATGCGCACCGCAACAAGTCACTGGTCATCAAGGCCACGGGAAATCTGCGCGGCGTGATGACGGGGCACCAGCTCACGGTTGCGGATCATCCGTTCGCACCCGTCAACCGCAAGTACATCGTCACGGGTACGAAGACCGAAATCGTGAACAACGATTCGGTCACGCAGGGCGGGACGCTACAGCGCGAGTACACGTGCAGGACGAAGTTCACGGCGATCCCGAACGACCACTACTACCGCACGCCGCAGAAGGCGAAGAAACCGCGCGCGTTTGCGGAGAAAGCGGTGGTCACCGGCCACGACAAAAAAGGCGTCCACACGGATGCGATGGCGCGTATCCGCGTCAAATTCATCTGGGACCGGGTGAGCCAGGCCGATGAGGAAGCGTCGTGCTGGATACCGCTCATGCAGGTGTGGCAAGGGCAGCGCTACGGCATGAACTTCGTTCCGCGCGTGGGCGATCACGTCTATATCGGGTTTCTGAACATGGACCCGGACCGCCCGTTCATTCTCGGCAGCCACACAACCGATCGCAACGAGGCGCCGTGGGACCTGTACGCGAACCACGCTCTCTCGGGCTGGCGCAGCCAGGATCTGGACGGCTACGGCAAGGGATCGAACACGGTGGTGACCGACGACACGCCGGGCCAGCTCCAGGTGCAGGTGACCAGCGACCATGCCAACTCGAGGTTCGTGGCGGGCTGCAACGTGCGCATCGACGGGAACAAAGGGCGCTCGCAGGCGCGCGGCGAAGGCATCGAGATTGCGACCGACGCAAATGCGGTCATGCGCGCGAACCGGGGCATGCTCATCACGACGGAGGCCCGCGAGGGGGCGACGGCTCCCATGAAGGACATGGGCGAGACGATTGCGCGCCTTGACGACGCTCGTACCTTGCACGACAGGCTGGCGGGAGATGCGCAGGCAAACGGCGCGCAGGATTCAGGCGGAGATCAGAAAACCGCTGCCGCAGCGATCAGGGCGCAGAACCGTGCGCTGGCGGGCAAGGTCGGGGCGGGCAAATTTCCTGAATTCGCCCAGCCGCACCTGACGCTGGCAAGTCCCGCCGGCATCGAGTCCACCACGGCGGGCAGCACCCATATTGCGAGCGGCGAGCATCTCGCGATGACGAGTGGAGCCGACGTTGCGATTGCGGCGGGCGGGTCGTTGTTTGGGTCATTCGGCAACAAGTTGCGCATGACCGTCCAGAAAGCCGGGATGCGGCTCGTTGCAGTGTCGGGCGATATCGATCTGCGCGCGCTGAAAGACAGCATCAACCTCCTGGCCAGGCTCAATGTCACCGTCACGGCCGAGAAGATCACGATCAGCGCGAAGCAGGAAGTCGAAATCCGGGGCGGCGGCAGTTTCACGCGATGGAGCGACGGAAAGATCTACCACGGCACGCCGGGGAAGTTTGAAATCCATTCCGCGGGGCGCCTCTTTACCGGACCGGATTCGACCTCCCTTCCAACTCTTCCTGAATCGGCGCCTGGCCAGCAGGAGTTGCATTTCGCGCTAGGCGCGCTCGCGAACGGCGCTGCTCACCGGTACGTGGAGGAACCCTATGAACTTTATCAGGGCAACGCGCTGATCGACAGCGGTGTGACCGACAGCTACGGGCGCGTAGTGGTGAAAGACCATCAGCCGGAGACGACGGAGTATTGCGTCAAGCTTTGCTATGGCGGCCAGTTCAGGATGAAGGTCAAGGATGCGCTCAATGCCGATGCCGACCATATCGATCAGCGCAGCAACCGGGGCGACCGTGCAGTCTGA